A region from the Neomonachus schauinslandi chromosome 2, ASM220157v2, whole genome shotgun sequence genome encodes:
- the LOC110571278 gene encoding ribulose-phosphate 3-epimerase-like isoform X3, whose translation MASGCKIGPSILNSDLANLGAECLRMLDSGANYLHLDVMDGHFVPNITFGHPVVESLPKQLGQDPFFDMHMMVSRPEQWVKPMAVAGANQYTFHLEATENPGALIKDIREKGMKVGLAIKPGATVHWLRTQFPSLDIEVDGGVGPDTIHKCAEAGANMIVSGSAIMRSDDPRSVINLLRNVCSEAAQKRSLD comes from the exons ATGGCGTCTGGCTGCAAGATTGGCCCGTCCATCCTTAACAGCGATTTGGCCAATTTAGGGGCTGAGTGCCTCCGGATGCTGGACTCTGGGGCCAATTATTTGCACCTGGATGTAATGGACGGGCATTTTGTTCCCAACATCACCTTTGGGCACCCTGTGGTAGAAAGCCTCCCAAAGCAGCTAGGCCAGGACCCTTTCTTTGATATGCACATGATGGTGTCCAGGCCGGAACAGTGGGTAAAACCAATGGCTGTAGCAGGAGCCAATCAATACACCTTTCATCTTGAGGCTACCGAGAACCCAGGGGCTTTGATTAAAGACATTCGGGAGAAGGGGATGAAGGTTGGCCTTGCCATCAAACCGGGAGCTACA GTTCATTGGTTGAGGACTCAGTTCCCATCCTTGGACATAGAAGTTGATGGTGGAGTAGGTCCGGATACCATCCATAAATGTGCAGAGGCAGGAGCTAACATGATTGTGTCTGGCAGTGCCATTATGAGGAGTGATGACCCCAGATCTGTGATCAACCTGTTAAGAAATGTTTGCTCAGAAGCTGCTCAGAAACGTTCTCTTGATTGA
- the LOC110571278 gene encoding ribulose-phosphate 3-epimerase-like isoform X2, with protein sequence MASGCKIGPSILNSDLANLGAECLRMLDSGANYLHLDVMDGHFVPNITFGHPVVESLPKQLGQDPFFDMHMMVSRPEQWVKPMAVAGANQYTFHLEATENPGALIKDIREKGMKVGLAIKPGATVEYLAPWANQIDMALVMTVEPGFGGQKFMEDMMPKAGANMIVSGSAIMRSDDPRSVINLLRNVCSEAAQKRSLD encoded by the exons ATGGCGTCTGGCTGCAAGATTGGCCCGTCCATCCTTAACAGCGATTTGGCCAATTTAGGGGCTGAGTGCCTCCGGATGCTGGACTCTGGGGCCAATTATTTGCACCTGGATGTAATGGACGGGCATTTTGTTCCCAACATCACCTTTGGGCACCCTGTGGTAGAAAGCCTCCCAAAGCAGCTAGGCCAGGACCCTTTCTTTGATATGCACATGATGGTGTCCAGGCCGGAACAGTGGGTAAAACCAATGGCTGTAGCAGGAGCCAATCAATACACCTTTCATCTTGAGGCTACCGAGAACCCAGGGGCTTTGATTAAAGACATTCGGGAGAAGGGGATGAAGGTTGGCCTTGCCATCAAACCGGGAGCTACAGTTGAGTATTTGGCACCATGGGCTAATCAGATAGATATGGCCTTGGTTATGACAGTGGAACCTGGGTTTGGAGGGCAGAAATTCATGGAAGATATGATGCCAAAG GCAGGAGCTAACATGATTGTGTCTGGCAGTGCCATTATGAGGAGTGATGACCCCAGATCTGTGATCAACCTGTTAAGAAATGTTTGCTCAGAAGCTGCTCAGAAACGTTCTCTTGATTGA
- the LOC110571278 gene encoding ribulose-phosphate 3-epimerase-like isoform X1, which yields MASGCKIGPSILNSDLANLGAECLRMLDSGANYLHLDVMDGHFVPNITFGHPVVESLPKQLGQDPFFDMHMMVSRPEQWVKPMAVAGANQYTFHLEATENPGALIKDIREKGMKVGLAIKPGATVEYLAPWANQIDMALVMTVEPGFGGQKFMEDMMPKVHWLRTQFPSLDIEVDGGVGPDTIHKCAEAGANMIVSGSAIMRSDDPRSVINLLRNVCSEAAQKRSLD from the coding sequence ATGGCGTCTGGCTGCAAGATTGGCCCGTCCATCCTTAACAGCGATTTGGCCAATTTAGGGGCTGAGTGCCTCCGGATGCTGGACTCTGGGGCCAATTATTTGCACCTGGATGTAATGGACGGGCATTTTGTTCCCAACATCACCTTTGGGCACCCTGTGGTAGAAAGCCTCCCAAAGCAGCTAGGCCAGGACCCTTTCTTTGATATGCACATGATGGTGTCCAGGCCGGAACAGTGGGTAAAACCAATGGCTGTAGCAGGAGCCAATCAATACACCTTTCATCTTGAGGCTACCGAGAACCCAGGGGCTTTGATTAAAGACATTCGGGAGAAGGGGATGAAGGTTGGCCTTGCCATCAAACCGGGAGCTACAGTTGAGTATTTGGCACCATGGGCTAATCAGATAGATATGGCCTTGGTTATGACAGTGGAACCTGGGTTTGGAGGGCAGAAATTCATGGAAGATATGATGCCAAAGGTTCATTGGTTGAGGACTCAGTTCCCATCCTTGGACATAGAAGTTGATGGTGGAGTAGGTCCGGATACCATCCATAAATGTGCAGAGGCAGGAGCTAACATGATTGTGTCTGGCAGTGCCATTATGAGGAGTGATGACCCCAGATCTGTGATCAACCTGTTAAGAAATGTTTGCTCAGAAGCTGCTCAGAAACGTTCTCTTGATTGA